From Corticium candelabrum chromosome 13, ooCorCand1.1, whole genome shotgun sequence, a single genomic window includes:
- the LOC134188414 gene encoding uncharacterized protein LOC134188414: MQSNPKRRRTTQSSQPSDTSTAPAPDSPALSSSSSTLPPSPLPSATINQLNLPIACQSACSHIYSAPRPRAGIACVAIIQSAAASVHQPAVTAVYQPAVSVVQTVPAALVLTVSAVAQPVPALVVPVVPAPVVVQPAAAAAAQATGLITDPVKSYQLNWSKVDNYQQIRPYLGPAVGPTFNDPTSTPLSIFLKIFDNEVWQLIVTHTNTYANWIRACEPEKHKGSWKDVTVEELMRYIGLVIAMGILKFPRVDYYWKMKYTTIMTTGISDVMPRNRFMAISRYFHVCDKANEPARDSLHYDKLYKIRSFSDLLARKHQPLYNIGPEVTIDEAMVPFKGRIGFKQYIKTNQQSGDSMSGH; encoded by the coding sequence ATGCAATCCAATCCAAAGAGACGACGAACAACACAATCATCACAACCATCTGATACATCAACTGCACCAGCTCCTGATTCACCGGctttatcatcatcatcgtcgaCACTACCACCTTCTCCATTACCATCTGCTACTATCAACCAACTAAACTTACCTATAGCTTGTCAATCTGCCTGCTCGCATATCTACTCTGCTCCCAGACCACGTGCTGGAATAGCTTGTGTTGCTATTATCCAatctgctgctgcttctgtCCACCAACCAGCCGTTACTGCTGTCTACCAACctgctgtttctgttgtaCAAACTGTTCCTGCTGCTTTGGTTTTAACTGTTTCTGCTGTTGCTCAACCTGTTCCTGCACTTGTCGTTCCTGTCGTTCCTGCTCCAGTTGTTGTCCAacctgcagcagcagcagcagcacaagCTACTGGTTTGATAACTGACCCCGTAAAGTCATATCAACTGAACTGGTCTAAAGTTGACAACTACCAACAAATCCGGCCATACTTGGGACCAGCTGTCGGACCAACTTTTAACGATCCTACAAGCACTCCACTGTCCatctttctcaaaatatttGACAACGAAGTCTGGCAATTAATTGTAACCCACACGAACACGTATGCCAACTGGATCCGAGCATGTGAGCCAGAAAAGCACAAGGGATCGTGGAAAGATGTGACAGTGGAGGAGCTTATGAGATACATTGGTCTTGTCATAGCAATGGGAATTCTCAAATTTCCAAGGGTAGACTACTACTGGAAAATGAAGTACACCACAATTATGACAACCGGGATTTCTGATGTAATGCCGAGAAACAGGTTTATGGCTATCTCAAGGTACTTCCACGTTTGTGACAAGGCCAATGAACCAGCACGGGATTCCCTACACTATGACAAACTATATAAGATCCGATCGTTCAGTGATCTTCTGGCCCGGAAACATCAACCATTATACAACATTGGGCCAGAAGTCACCATCGATGAGGCAATGGTACCGTTCAAGGGACGCATCGGATTTAAACAGTATAtaaaaacaaaccaacaaagtGGGGATTCAATGTCTGGACACTGA